In Chloroflexota bacterium, the genomic stretch GAGAGCAAAGAAGGCAACTTGCCCGCTGCCCGAGAAGTGTCCGCTAAAAGCAATTTGGGTTCGCCCGATTCACGATTATCGACGCTTTGGCTATCGGGTGGCCAGAAAAACAGAGGAGTGGGTAAATCTTTATAACCACCGGACTGCAATTGAACGCGTAAACTCTAGACTTAAATGTGAACGACGGCTAGACTCGCATTGTTTTCGTGGGCTTGACAAAGTAAGATTTCACTGTAGCTTGGCTGTTTTGAGCTTATTGGCGGGCGCATTAGTTAAGGCGATGCGAGGTGAGCTTGAGGAAGTGCGGGTATGTGCGAGAAGGATAGCATAAATTTCAGGGTTACCTAATTCAAGTTATGATATTATGATATAAGGAAAATGCAATGGAAACCAACATTCTTTACTATGGCGACAATCTAGACATTCTCCGGAAGCATATTCCCGATAAGTCTATTGACCTTATTTACCTTGACCCGCCTTTCAATAGCAAAGCGACATACAATATCCTCTTCAAAGAACCCACAGGTAAGCCATCGCAAGCTCAAATAACTGCCTTTGAGGATACTTGGCACTGGGGTGATGAGTCAGAGCGAGCCTTTCAAAAGATAGCTGATACTGCCCCAGCCAACGTAGTTGAGATGATGACTGCTTTTCGGCAGTTTATACACGAGAATGACATGATGGCTTACCTGACAATGATGTGTATCAGGCTTTTAGAATTAAAAAGGGTTCTCAAAGATACCGGCTCGATTTATCTACATTGCGACCCTACAGCAAGCCATTACCTGAAGATTCTAATGGACACCATATTTGGTGCGGAATCTTTCAAAAATGAGATTGTTTGGAAAAGGCAAAGTGCACACAGCGATTCTCGTGGCTACGGGTCAGTGCATGATGTCCTGCTGTTTTACGTAAAAACCAATGAATATGTTTGGAACAAGACGTTTCAGGGTTATGACGAAGGGTATGTGGAACAATATTACAGATATACTGACGATAATGGACGCTGTTTTATGTCCGGTGACTTGGGTGCTGCTGGGTTACAGGGTGGCGGTTACGAATACGAGTGGAGGGGTATCAAAAGAATTTGGCGAGTACCTTTACAGACTATGGAGCGTTTAGAAAAAGAGGGACGAATATTTTATACCAAGAATGGTATCCCCAGAATCAAACGATACCTGGATGAAGCCAAAGGCATGCCAGCGCAAGATGTATGGAATGACTTGGAGTCTTTGAGGTCATGGCATGCTGAACGCCTAGGATATCAAACTCAAAAACCTGAGAGTCTGTTGGAGCGGATTATTCAAGCCAGTTCCAAAGAAAACGATGTAGTTCTTGACCCCTTTTGCGGTTGTGGCACAGCTTTAGTTGCCGCTCATAAGCTCAATCGCAAATGGATTGGTATTGATATTACTCATTTAGCCATAAGCACTATGAAATGGCGTTTGGAGCAAATGTTTCCTAGTATTAAGTATAAGGTAATTGGTGAGCCTATAGATTTAGCAGGGGCAAAAGAACTAGCTAATCAAAACAAGTACCAGTTTCAATGGTGGGCACTATCACTTATAGGGGCACGCCCCTACGGCAATAAGAAAAAGGGAGCTGATACTGGTATAGATGGCTATCTCTACTTTATGGATGAGAAAGATAAGGTTAAAAGGGCTATTGTGCAAGTTAAGAGTGGCGGAGTCTCAGTGAACCTCACAAGAGATTTGAGAGGGGTTATTGATAGAGAAAAGGCAGAAATTGGAATATTTATTAGCCTAGAGCCACCAACTAAGCCAATGGAGACGGAAGCAGTATCGCAAGGGTTCTATAGGTCTCCTTTAGGTAAAGACTATCCTAAAATGCAAATCCTAACTATTGAGGAGCTTTTACATAGTAAGAAACCTGACATACCGCCCTGGCTATCGCCAGTTCAAGCTCCACCAATATCAAAGAAAAAAGAAGGTAAAGAGGTTAAGATGCTATAAGGAGGAGTAAGTAGACTGATGGATATAGCCATAGATTTAATCAAGCCAAGCCCATATCAACCAAGGTTAGACTTCGACCTGGAAGACCTCAGGGGCAGCATCATGAAGGATGGGATAGCATCACCGATTGTTGTCCGTCAGATAGATACCGGCTACGAGCTAATCGACGGTGAGCGGCGCGTCAAGCTGGCAAAGGAATTGGGCTACAAAACTGTGCCCTGCCAAGTTATAGAGGCCGACAATGAAAGGGCGATGCGACTAGTGTGGAGGCTTAATGTCGAGCGGAAGGACTACACTCCAAAAGAGAAGGCACACCATTTCCGAACATGCCGAGAGAGAGAGGGAATGAGTCTGCGCGAGATAGGTAGATTATTTGGCTATGACCATCATGGCATCTTAATGTACCTGAATGTCTTCAAACTACCTGAGGAGTACCAAGAAGCAGTCTGGCAAGGCAGTATACCGATAGGAAATATTAGAGAATTAGAAGCACTGTTGGGTAGTGGGGAATATGCCCCACAGGAAGTCATAGATTGGCTTGACCAAAGATTATCCCAGCCTGAGCTACAAAAAGCCCTCAAGCCTACCCTTGCTAAGTACAAAGAGAAACAGATAGAGAAAGCGCAAGAGGCTGTTGGTGAGATTGCACCGGAGATAACACTGGAAACCCCTGAAGATTATGAGAAAGCAGCTCAAGCTCTGAAGGAAGAGGCTAAAAGAAGGGCTGAAGAGGTCATGACTCCTGAGGAGAAGGCAGCCCAGGAAGCTGAGAAACGGGCAAAAACTGAAGCGCA encodes the following:
- a CDS encoding ParB/RepB/Spo0J family partition protein, yielding MDIAIDLIKPSPYQPRLDFDLEDLRGSIMKDGIASPIVVRQIDTGYELIDGERRVKLAKELGYKTVPCQVIEADNERAMRLVWRLNVERKDYTPKEKAHHFRTCREREGMSLREIGRLFGYDHHGILMYLNVFKLPEEYQEAVWQGSIPIGNIRELEALLGSGEYAPQEVIDWLDQRLSQPELQKALKPTLAKYKEKQIEKAQEAVGEIAPEITLETPEDYEKAAQALKEEAKRRAEEVMTPEEKAAQEAEKRAKTEAQAAIRAQREEERKQQREEERRRLEERAMRKARAELAKDPDFIRQVIKEQQLSLDISVPRQAREEMPVVEGTVYTIGRIECDKCGKTYTIKCDGKRNWLE
- a CDS encoding transposase, with the translated sequence RAKKATCPLPEKCPLKAIWVRPIHDYRRFGYRVARKTEEWVNLYNHRTAIERVNSRLKCERRLDSHCFRGLDKVRFHCSLAVLSLLAGALVKAMRGELEEVRVCARRIA
- a CDS encoding restriction endonuclease; its protein translation is METNILYYGDNLDILRKHIPDKSIDLIYLDPPFNSKATYNILFKEPTGKPSQAQITAFEDTWHWGDESERAFQKIADTAPANVVEMMTAFRQFIHENDMMAYLTMMCIRLLELKRVLKDTGSIYLHCDPTASHYLKILMDTIFGAESFKNEIVWKRQSAHSDSRGYGSVHDVLLFYVKTNEYVWNKTFQGYDEGYVEQYYRYTDDNGRCFMSGDLGAAGLQGGGYEYEWRGIKRIWRVPLQTMERLEKEGRIFYTKNGIPRIKRYLDEAKGMPAQDVWNDLESLRSWHAERLGYQTQKPESLLERIIQASSKENDVVLDPFCGCGTALVAAHKLNRKWIGIDITHLAISTMKWRLEQMFPSIKYKVIGEPIDLAGAKELANQNKYQFQWWALSLIGARPYGNKKKGADTGIDGYLYFMDEKDKVKRAIVQVKSGGVSVNLTRDLRGVIDREKAEIGIFISLEPPTKPMETEAVSQGFYRSPLGKDYPKMQILTIEELLHSKKPDIPPWLSPVQAPPISKKKEGKEVKML